The Microbacterium phyllosphaerae region GGCCAGATGTTCTCCCGGCGCGATCGCTGCAGCCCGTCAAAGCATGTAGGTGAGAAGATCCTTGTGCTTCTCTTCCCACCCAGCGCATTTCGGGTGGGTAGCGAGCCAAACCCGGGTTGCACCCAGTGCCGAGTAGATGTTGTTCACAAGTTCGATCTGCTGATGGATGAAGGTCTGATCCGTGATGTTCAGACGGATCCGGTGGGCCGGTCCCTGGCGGGCCTCCCTCACTGCCGCCATCGGCGAAACGATCTTCTTCGCCCTGTCCTCAGCCACGCCACCGCTCTGCAGGAAGCGCTCGAACCTCTTGAGTGTGCCCAAACGCTGGCCTCGCTCGTCAACGGCCTCAATCCCAGCCGCCTTAAAGAAGTCGGACTGGAGGTTGTCCGAGAGAACCTTGTCGAGTTGGAGCACGAAGTCATCCCACTCCCGCTGAGACGGACGCAGTAGCCATCCCATGTCAGAGGGCCGTTCGGTGGAACGGAACATTGGTTGGTCGAAGGCGAGGACGGCCAGCTCGTTCAGGTTCGCGAGTTCCATGAAGAGTCTGTTGAAAGGGCCGACGCCGTCCGGAAAGATCCCCATCTGAGAGTTCCACCAGAGGGGATGCGGCTCCAGGTTGGTCCCGTCGACCTGGTATGTCTCCCAGCGGCGCTGATGCTCGGGGGTCAGCGTGATGAGGTCGCAATGGAACACTGCCACTCTGCGTTCGATGGGTGATTCTGCGTCCTTCGGATCGTAAGCCGTCAGATCGTAGGCGAAGCCGATGTGGTTCAGGCCGACATGATCCCGCTCGAAGACCCCCTCGTCATCGAACGCTTCATCGCTGAGGCCCATGCTCGCGCCGGTATCACCGATGTCGAAGCGGAATCGGCTGTCGTTCCTGTACTGCTCAAGAACATCGAACTGGAAGTAGGCCAGCTCCAGCGTGCCTTTTCCCCGAGCCATGGCCCGGGCAAAGGGGCGACCCGCGAGCCGACTTGGGAGACGCACGCCCTTCATGCCAGCGGTGGTGGGGTAGAGGCAAAGACCGTAGTCCGAGCGTGTCAAGTCCCGCATGTCTTGGATCTGGTCATCAGTCGAACGCTTCGACGGCCAGGGGCGGATGTGAATGTTCGGGTAGTCCGCTCCGGTCATCACCTGAATCAGGCTGGCTTCAAGAAGCTCGATGGCGGGCGCTCGCGCTGACTCAACGCGAGCCTTCCGGATGTGCAGACCGTTGAACTCCCCGGACCCGAGGTATCGATCTCGGATCAGCCCCATCAGCTCCACCGCTTCCGCGCTGAGTTCAGGCCGCTGCTTTGCCGCCATGTTTCAAATCCTGAGGTCCCGGGTAATCCATGTACCGACCTCGCGCTTGATTGAGTTATCGATGTCGAACCCGTCGAACTCCTTGTACAGGCGATGGACCACATCTGAAGGCATGTTCGGCAGCCGCTTCTCCTTCAGAAGAAGGGTCCGCTTGCCCCGGCCCATCAGATACCCGAGTTCGAGGGAAACATTCGGATTGTAGTCTCGCTGTTCGATGTCCTCGAAGACGGCGATGCCGTAGGCGCAACCAGTCAAGTAAACCTCGATGTTGGACCACAGCTCGCCGGTGTAGTCCCGGTCATCGGCACGCACAGCATTCATTCCGTGTTCGGCCAGACCAGCCACGATGGCGTCATGGATCTGCTTCATCTGAGGGGTCGCACCGAAGCGCATCATGATGAACACATTCCGACTGGGTTCCGGGTGGTCTTCGAGGAAGGCTCTGAGGTAAGGCTCGAGATGCCTTACATGCTGGAAGTCGCCGAGTTTCTCCAGGGTGTTCATGGTCTCTACTTCCTTGGCATGAGCAGCGGCGGCTGCTTCGACCTTCTCCAATCGCTGCGAGTCCGTCGGCAGCGGCAGGCTGACGAGCGCTGCGAGTTCCAGGCCCAACTGTTGAGTTACGAGATTCCCCACCGCGCGGAGAGCCACCAGATCTGAAGGGCGATCGAGCCAAAGCAACTGCGACATCGCTGCCGCGGGTGACAGGCCCACAAGAAGCTGATCGCTGTCCCGGAGCACGACCAGCGAAAAGGGTCGGAAGAACGGCGAGAGGTGACGAGCGAGGTCGAGTTCGTCGAGTCGCCTCGCTACAGCGTCCCCGAACTGGTCCAGAACCTTCGCAACCTCGGCGTGAGTCTCGTCACTCATCTCACTGTTGCCAGTGCTTACACCCGGCCAGTTCAAGCCCATCGCAGCCCCCGCTTCTGTTGCGCTGACATGAGCCTATCGATGCGAGCCGACATCGGCTTGTGTGGCCCGGGTCGTTGATCTTGGCGATGCGTTGCGAGTGTCAATCTCAACCACAGGTGCGAACACCGTCAGCTCCCAGTCGCTCGATACGCTTTGGCGCGTCAACCGCAAGTCACTGCGATATGTCTTTGACACAAACGAATGGAGCAGGCTTGTGATTGACACACCCCACCCCAATGGCCAAGAAGTCGCCTACCTGAGAGTCTCAACCAGGGATCAGAACCTGGCCCGACAGGAAGCACTTGCGGCCTCCTGCGAAGCCTCTGGCGGTAGATCCTTCAGAGAGAAGCAAAGCGGTAAGGATAGAAAGGCGCGCCCTCAGCTGCGGCTTGCGATCGACTACTGCAGAGACGGAGACACGCTCGTGGTCTGGAGCGTGGATCGCCTCGCCCGGAGCATTCGTGATCTACGCGACATCGTTGCTGAACTCCTGGCGAAAGGAGTTTCTGTCCGGTTCGAGAAGGATGGGATGAGCTTCGCCCCGGGCGAGCGAGCGACGGCGGCGCAGAATCTCCAGCTCAACATTCTCGGCGTCTTTGCGGAGTTCGAGCGGGACATCTCGAGGGAGCGTCAGGCTGAGGGAATCGCTCAGGCCAAGAAGAAGGGCACATACAAGAAGCGGAAGAAACGCTACGCCCTGGCGCTAGAGCAGATCGAGATCGCTCGGGAGCGCATTGATCTCGGAGTTCCTGTGGCCAAGGTCGCGAGGGATCTCGGTGTATCTCGACCAACCCTTTACAGGGCTATGAACGATGAGAGCTACGGCACTCAACCCAACATCGAGGCGATCGACGCTGAGCTGATGGAGGAGATGTCCCGGGTGATGATGGAGGCAGTGGAGCAATACAACGCTGAAGCCGAACTCGAGGCCGCTCATGCTTGAGATGACAATCGAGAGAATCGAGGAGATCCAGGCTCTCGGGATCTGATGACCGAGCCGTCGCGACGCGTGGGTGCGGCGGCCTTAGAACTGCCAGCCGTAGGCGCGGATGTAGTCGAAGAACTTGATGGTTCGTACCCGATGCTCGTCGGCGATGTTGGGGATCTTCTGATTCTTGTCCTCAGCTCCCGGACCCTTGCGGTTCTCTTCCGAGACGATCGTGGACTGCTCCGCCTTCGCGTGCGCGATCACGAAAGGATCTGCCTCGTTAAGTTGTCCCTGAACCCATCCTGGGTGAGCAGCACCGATCTGAGCGACGGTGACCAGTTCCTCATCAGTAATGGAACAGACGAACCCCTGGAGGTTCTTCGCCCAGTCATGGAGGTCATCGCCGCCCCGATGTACCTCGCGGAGGATCGCCTCGCAAATACAGCTCTCTCCAGCTGCGACTGTTGCTTCGATGCTGTCCCACATCGCAGGAAAGATGTCCCGGGGGTATCGCTGTATCAATCCGATCAGAATGTTGGTGTCGAGGGTGTAGCTCATTCGGCACCACCTGTTCGGTAGTACTCGCTGAGCATCTGCTCAACCATCGGAAGCCGAGCATTGAGTAGGTAGGTAGCGTCGACGAGGTCAACCCGGCGATCTTCCAGAGCCCGAGCAACTGTGCCGATGTAAGAGGATCCGAGATCGCGGTACCGGAGCCGCCATGGGGGGACGAAGCCATCCTTCTGCTTCAGGGCTTCTCGCGCTCGTTCCCAGGTCTCTTCGCTGGCCGTCCGAACTTCATCGAGGTCCTCATCATCGATGAAATCGAGACGACGGAGGCGCACCGCGGCAGCGAGGTTGCTGACCTTGAAGTGCCGGGCAAGGTGCTCAGAGGCCGCGAATGGATCATCCGCGTACTTCAGGTTGGTTCGGACCGCAGCCTCCGGCATGAGGAAGTTCGCCGCGAAGTTGTTGGCGATGGCCTCTTCGTCGACCGTCTCCCGTAGAACGCATAGCCCGCTGGTTCTATTGATGAGGTGGGCAACCTCATGGAACAGAGTGAATGTTCTACCCGCCGGGCTATC contains the following coding sequences:
- a CDS encoding recombinase family protein, giving the protein MSISTTGANTVSSQSLDTLWRVNRKSLRYVFDTNEWSRLVIDTPHPNGQEVAYLRVSTRDQNLARQEALAASCEASGGRSFREKQSGKDRKARPQLRLAIDYCRDGDTLVVWSVDRLARSIRDLRDIVAELLAKGVSVRFEKDGMSFAPGERATAAQNLQLNILGVFAEFERDISRERQAEGIAQAKKKGTYKKRKKRYALALEQIEIARERIDLGVPVAKVARDLGVSRPTLYRAMNDESYGTQPNIEAIDAELMEEMSRVMMEAVEQYNAEAELEAAHA
- a CDS encoding DUF4411 family protein, giving the protein MSYTLDTNILIGLIQRYPRDIFPAMWDSIEATVAAGESCICEAILREVHRGGDDLHDWAKNLQGFVCSITDEELVTVAQIGAAHPGWVQGQLNEADPFVIAHAKAEQSTIVSEENRKGPGAEDKNQKIPNIADEHRVRTIKFFDYIRAYGWQF